In one window of Skermanella rosea DNA:
- a CDS encoding FIST signal transduction protein has translation MRVSQLAWTPGQGWEDMRPSDDLSRADFVLYFFGPGVPDLAARLAEIQDRFPGAPLVGCSTGGEIIGEEVFDGSVVASAVSFDATPVRIAKVEIGDDESRAVGRRLAAELPGDGLRALFILSDGTRINGSDLIRGLQEIVGADVTITGGLAGDGADFKVTHVGAGDQPRPGRVAAIGLYGDAVAVGHGSYGGWQPFGPERRITGSAGNVLHTLDNQPALDLYKRYLGDLVPELPGSALLFPLRIVRPDGGEVVRTVVGTDDATNTMVFAGDVPEGSVAQLMRASFEKLIDGAGEAAGMAAAPEGTHLAILVSCIGRKLVLGQRVAEEVEGAAEILGGDARTLGFYSYGEISPHARTGACELHNQTMTITTIGER, from the coding sequence GATGGGAGGACATGCGGCCTTCCGACGACCTGTCCCGGGCGGACTTCGTCCTCTACTTCTTCGGACCCGGCGTCCCCGACCTGGCGGCCCGGCTCGCCGAGATCCAGGACCGGTTCCCCGGAGCCCCCCTGGTCGGATGCTCGACCGGCGGCGAGATCATCGGGGAGGAGGTGTTCGACGGCTCCGTCGTCGCCTCCGCGGTCTCGTTCGACGCCACTCCGGTGCGGATCGCCAAGGTGGAGATCGGGGACGACGAATCGCGCGCCGTCGGCCGGCGCCTCGCCGCCGAACTGCCGGGGGACGGCTTGCGCGCCCTGTTCATCCTGTCCGACGGCACGCGGATCAACGGCAGCGACCTGATCCGGGGGCTGCAGGAGATCGTGGGCGCCGATGTCACGATCACCGGCGGCCTTGCCGGCGACGGCGCGGACTTCAAGGTCACCCATGTCGGCGCCGGGGACCAGCCGCGGCCCGGGCGGGTCGCCGCCATCGGCCTGTACGGCGACGCCGTCGCCGTCGGACACGGCAGCTATGGCGGCTGGCAGCCCTTCGGGCCGGAGCGCCGGATCACCGGCTCTGCCGGGAACGTGCTCCACACCCTGGATAACCAGCCGGCGCTCGACCTCTACAAGCGCTATCTCGGCGACCTGGTGCCGGAGCTTCCCGGTTCGGCGCTGCTGTTCCCGCTGCGCATCGTCAGGCCCGACGGCGGCGAGGTGGTCCGCACCGTGGTCGGGACCGACGACGCGACGAACACCATGGTCTTCGCGGGCGACGTGCCCGAGGGCAGCGTCGCCCAGCTGATGCGGGCCAGCTTCGAGAAGCTGATCGACGGCGCCGGCGAGGCCGCCGGCATGGCCGCAGCACCCGAGGGGACCCATCTCGCGATCCTGGTGTCCTGCATCGGCCGCAAGCTGGTGCTGGGCCAGCGTGTCGCCGAGGAGGTCGAGGGCGCCGCGGAGATCCTGGGCGGGGACGCCCGCACCCTCGGCTTCTACTCCTACGGCGAGATCTCGCCCCACGCCCGCACCGGCGCCTGCGAGCTGCACAACCAGACCATGACGATCACCACCATCGGCGAAAGATGA